The Montipora capricornis isolate CH-2021 chromosome 3, ASM3666992v2, whole genome shotgun sequence genome window below encodes:
- the LOC138040639 gene encoding uncharacterized protein gives MTFMPLEAEERSKHGKIRWLSWEGNPSSEKMTSEDACLTHVQGIVAGETPILRDLLFRDPDSFRSGQLRTRIELWEKILAGYEPAKDVLEWLEHGVDVKKFMKPFKGAFMGIKYESAEPPTMIFKNHYSCKQFSKFVTETILQRFETGAIRVWGKVAEVPPPHLVLPMTIEPQKPRLCIDARFLNLWMADTPFSLETLVGVPRFVYPNSYMSKIDDKSGYDHILLSTSSQQFFGIEWLGWWLVGVTLPFGWKNSPFVYQTVGLGPTNFFRGLGVACSLYIDDRLNGELFAVKGFWSRPLSERTSEYSYQSAVAALYIVCSVLVNLGYFLGLSKCVLGPVTRICYLGMIVDSVAQAFCIPEDKKMKFAQLREQILLRESTIHLKSLQRLMGKCNSFSLAFPATKFYIREMAASISQASGGGEVNFSPNLREESMFWRFLDSWEKAIRWRSERHVAISLTSDSSSFRWGVGIHLPSGTISVGDYWEETVRNEHINVKEMWAVLKGLQSLPESVSDCRIDAQVDSMVVLHAWSGRGPRSRKLTQISQLIFQFLVDRNMSLEMSFVPSHLNEADWFSRRLSRSDAMLSPRSWEIVQRSFGGINGHDLDLMSLDSNVQRDWSGNPLKHFTPYPTPGSSGVNVFNQDLSVCDGDRVNAYVFPPFALIGPLLRFLISVDAVVTVVVPLMSPLPGWWPLLNAVSSNNVLVAEKGSLDALLLPSKDGFRPGSSPYSLWAFRMGKSMS, from the coding sequence ATGACCTTTATGCCGTTAGAGGCGGAGGAAAGAAGCAAGCATGGCAAAATCCGATGGTTGTCTTGGGAGGGTAATCCGAGTTCGGAGAAAATGACTTCAGAAGACGCTTGTTTAACCCATGTTCAAGGTATTGTTGCGGGGGAAACTCCCATCTTACGGGATCTGTTGTTTCGTGATCCGGACTCCTTTCGTTCGGGTCAACTTCGTACTCGAATTGAACTCTGGGAAAAAATTTTGGCCGGGTACGAACCTGCGAAGGATGTCTTGGAATGGTTGGAGCATGGGGTGGATGTCAAGAAGTTCATGAAGCCCTTTAAGGGAGCTTTTATGGGCATAAAGTATGAGAGTGCGGAACCCCCTACTATGATTTTCAAGAATCACTACTCCTGCAAACAGTTTTCGAAGTTTGTTACGGAAACAATTTTACAGCGTTTTGAAACAGGGGCGATCCGTGTTTGGGGTAAAGTGGCTGAAGTGCCGCCGCCCCATCTCGTCCTTCCTATGACGATTGAACCGCAAAAGCCAAGGTTATGCATTGATGCCCGGTTTTTAAATTTGTGGATGGCAGACACTCCCTTTTCACTGGAAACGCTGGTTGGGGTGCCTCGCTTCGTGTATCCCAACTCCTACATGAGTAAGATTGATGACAAGTCTGGTTATGACCATATTTTGCTTTCTACTAGTTCTCAGCAGTTTTTTGGTATTGAGTGGCTGGGGTGGTGGCTCGTTGGAGTTACGCTTCCTTTTGGATGGAAAAATTCTCCGTTTGTTTACCAGACTGTGGGTTTGGGTCCGACAAATTTTTTCAGGGGTTTGGGGGTCGCATGTTCTCTGTATATTGATGACCGTTTGAATGGGGAACTGTTTGCTGTGAAGGGGTTTTGGTCACGCCCATTGTCGGAGAGGACGTCGGAATACAGCTATCAATCTGCGGTGGCGGCTTTGTATATAGTCTGTTCGGTTCTTGTAAACCTCGGTTATTTTTTGGGCCTCTCCAAATGTGTTCTTGGGCCGGTAACTAGGATTTGTTATTTAGGCATGATAGTGGATTCTGTAGCCCAGGCCTTTTGCATTCCTGAAGATAAGAAGATGAAGTTTGCTCAGCTACGCGAGCAGATACTTTTGCGTGAATCTACTATCCACTTGAAGTCTTTGCAGAGGCTAATGGGGAAGTGCAATTCATTCTCCTTGGCTTTCCCAGCGACTAAATTTTACATCAGAGAAATGGCGGCGTCAATCTCGCAGGCTTCCGGAGGTGGTGAGGTGAATTTCTCTCCGAATCTGAGAGAGGAAAGTATGTTTTGGAGGTTCCTTGATAGTTGGGAAAAGGCGATTCGGTGGAGGAGTGAACGGCACGTAGCTATCTCCTTGACGTCAGATTCTTCGTCCTTCCGTTGGGGAGTTGGAATTCACCTTCCTTCCGGGACAATTTCTGTTGGTGACTACTGGGAAGAAACTGTTCGAAATGAGCATATTAATGTGAAGGAGATGTGGGCCGTCCTCAAGGGATTACAGTCACTTCCTGAAAGCGTTTCGGATTGCAGGATTGATGCTCAGGTAGACAGCATGGTTGTTCTCCACGCTTGGTCCGGCCGTGGGCCACGCTCTAGGAAGTTAACTCAGATCTCGCAATTGATTTTCCAGTTCTTGGTGGATAGGAACATGTCCCTAGAAATGTCTTTTGTTCCTTCTCACTTGAACGAGGCAGATTGGTTTTCCAGAAGATTGTCTCGCTCCGATGCCATGCTTTCTCCGAGGTCTTGGGAAATCGTCCAGCGTAGTTTTGGTGGAATTAATGGCCATGATCTTGATTTGATGTCGTTGGATTCCAACGTTCAACGTGACTGGAGTGGAAACCCGTTAAAGCACTTTACGCCCTACCCTACGCCAGGATCATCGGGTGTTAATGTTTTTAACCAAGACCTCTCTGTGTGTGATGGTGACCGCGTCAACGCCTACGTTTTCCCGCCATTTGCATTGATTGGTCCTCTTTTGCGTTTCCTCATATCGGTAGATGCGGTTGTTACGGTGGTGGTACCATTGATGTCCCCATTACCCGGGTGGTGGCCGTTGTTAAATGCGGTGTCCAGCAACAATGTTTTGGTGGCCGAGAAGGGATCACTGGATGCGCTTCTTCTTCCGTCGAAGGATGGATTTAGACCTGGATCCTCTCCATATAGCCTCTGGGCATTTAGGATGGGAAAGAGCATGTCGTAA